CTGGAGGAGCTGCTTCTGGGCCTCCCGCAGCTCGCGGATCGTGCGCTGCTCCCGCTCGAACAGCCGCGCGTTCTCGATGGCGAGGGCGGCGTGGCGGGCGAGGGCCTCCGCGGTCTTCAGGCTCTCGGGGCTGAAGGGGGCGGACGTCTCCTGGTTGTCGACGTAGAGCGCGCCCAGCACCGTGCCACGAGAGCCGGACTCCGGCTCGGCGCGGGGCGAGCACAAGGGGATGCAGACGATCGTGCGCAGGTCCATCAGGATCACGCTTTGGGCCATGCCCAGGGTCGGATCGGCCACCGCGTTGCCCGTGGCCACGATCTGGCCTGACTCCAGGGCCCGGCGCACCACCGAGCGCGAGATGCCCTGCGACTCCGTGAGCGGGTGGGCCTCCCCCCGGCGCCGCGCGACCCGCAGGCGCAGACCGGCCACCGCCTCGTAGCGCGCGTCCTCGGCGGACTCCTCCGCGAGGAGCAGGAACCCGCGGTCGGCCCGCGTGATGTGCAACACGGCGTCGAGCACCTGCTCGAGGACCTGGCTCAGGACGAGGGAGGAGTTGAGCGTCTGCACGAGGGAGAGCAGC
This DNA window, taken from Candidatus Methylomirabilota bacterium, encodes the following:
- a CDS encoding FHA domain-containing protein, with the translated sequence MPCGRCGAATEPTDARCTHCGADVAAGMLEILRGQVAERTFSLAPRTYTLGRARQNDICLPEPSVSKFHARLVHQNGRFAIEDQGSLHGIYVNAAKVPRAVLSSGDVVQLGNLTLKYSRPSVEGSTAAVAEFPWVEQQQLLLSLVQTLNSSLVLSQVLEQVLDAVLHITRADRGFLLLAEESAEDARYEAVAGLRLRVARRRGEAHPLTESQGISRSVVRRALESGQIVATGNAVADPTLGMAQSVILMDLRTIVCIPLCSPRAEPESGSRGTVLGALYVDNQETSAPFSPESLKTAEALARHAALAIENARLFEREQRTIRELREAQKQLLQ